Within the Miscanthus floridulus cultivar M001 unplaced genomic scaffold, ASM1932011v1 fs_308_2_3, whole genome shotgun sequence genome, the region caccgtcggatgatcaccaatctcccaatcaccaccaagccatctaggtgatggcgatcaccaagagtaccaagcacaaactctcacttgaccacgacaagcctaatgagaagggtggacgcacactttgctactcttgatctcactaatgagggctctctttgggattctcgtatctcaatcacctcactaggaccttgccctTCTAGGCAATCTCaatcttagctgttggaatgagcaaaagtgcccccacacatgaatggagaaagtatttataacatgggctgaaaaacgaaccgttatgtgcctctgcggggtgaccgaacactctgatcatgttgaccggacgcgccggtcagttcaccccgaactctagtgtttacagtgtgaccggacgcgtccggtcgtgattttccctatctgccagcgtctggtcacatgacctctcagcgtccggtcacaccagacgaaaacaccttgatcaaatgaactgaccggaccctgagccagcgtccggtcagtatttgatcctccatttacttccaactttcaaacgtacgtgaatgaagtttgctccaatggatctaagggcttttaggagctacctagtgctaggattagcaagtgtgcaccacacctaacccactagactcacctaggtcaagcaacccatccataccccccttaatagtacggccaaaggaaaaaacaaagtcctaaactactctaagtgtctcttcaactccaatcgacacttagaactagcccatccttaacattgtcgttcatcctttgaaaaccgaaacgatttccatcgtaggggcatgaccaccatgatagcccaatcgatctccattaccatgacttaactcaattgcctctgcaaaacacacattagttatagtaatcatgtattgtcattaatcaccgaaacccaactagggcctagatgctttcagctgtGTTTCTTGGGTCGAACTTGATCTCAAGGTGTGCCAAGAAACAAGCTACAATATCACGGTCAAGTATTGAAGTTGAGTGCATGGCATTAGCCAATGCAACAACAGAGATAATGTGAGTCCAAAAATTGCTTGATGAATTGGGAATTCAGCATCCTCATGTAGCTTGGCTGTGGTGCGATAATATTGGTGCTACTTATCTCTCGACAAATCAGTGTTTTATGCACGTACTAAGCATAGTGAGATAGATTTTCATTTTTGTTAGATAGAGAGTAGCGTAAAAGCTGCTAGACGTTTCGGTTGATACATTCTGAAGATCATTTAGCTGATGGATTTACTAAACCGACTGTGGTAGCCAAGATGGACTAGTTTAGAACCAATCTCAACCTAGTGGCTGGCTGAGATTGAGTGGGGATGTTGGGAAACGTGTAACCCAAGGGTTGTTAGGCGTGCACCACGCCTTGTACATCAAGATAGGAAGTTTGGTAGTTTGTTATAGATGAGTCTATCTCTTTGTAAACCTGACTTATTGTACAAGCCACACCAGGAGCTGTTCTTGGTCTCTATAAACATGGAACCGAGTCGGCAGGGACAGGCAAGTCGTTCACCCACTTTCACAATTCATACCGTATCCGTATTCGGATACTCAAATTTGGATATACATGATGTCAATATCCATTCGTATCTTATCCAAAATATCCGTAATCGAATTCGAATTTGAGGTTTACAATAGTTTTCTGTATTCGTCTATAGGTATCCAACCATATTCGATTTGTTTACACCCCTAGCTCCAAGCAGTATATCTCCCGCcgttttagttccacctcaaaaTTCAGAAACTCAAAATTAAACTCCCCATAATAATACAGTATTACCCATACAAATTTATTATTTTTGCACTGTGACATACTCATTGACAACGATCGACGATGTCATATAAGACGATCAGATCTTCTTGAATATAATTGGCGCGCCATGCTGAGGATGCAGCGTCAGGACAGTGTACGGTGCATGCGTGTACGAAGGCGACAGTTGGAACTCGAAGCGCTGGAGGATCATGCTCAAAGCCATCTTGGCCTCAAGCAGCGCAAAGTTCTGCCCGATACAGATCCTCGGCCCCCACCCGAAGGGGAAGAATGCTGGTTGGTCCTTGGTCGCCTTTGAGATCCCCTCAGCGAACCTCTCTGGCTTGAACTCATGTGCGTCCTTCCCCCAGACATCAGGATTGTGGTGGACGACGATTATGGGAAGCTCGAGGATTACCCCTGCAGGGTAGGAGATGCCTCCAATCTTCATGTCTTTGAATGTTCTTCGGTTTAGCGTCACTGCCGGTGGATACAGCCTGAGCACCTCGTATAGTATCATGGTCACCTGGATAGCATGTAGGTATAGACAATGTTGGCAGGTACGTAATATAATGTGGAATGGGCTTGGAGAAAACTATGTAGGTATAGTATCATGGTATTGCAAAGAAACACTTGCCGTTTTGAGTCGACCTAGGCCGTCGAAATTGGGCTGCTTGTCCTTGCCGAACACGCTAAGGACCTCCTCCCTCGCACGGTCCTGCCACTCTGGGTGCATGCCTAGGATGACGAGCGTCCACGTGAGCAGCACCGACGTGGTTTCCATCCCCGCGAAGTAGAAGAGCTTGCACTCCTCAATCACGTCCTCGGTGCTCATGCTCAGGCTGCCTTTCCCGCTCTCCATGTTCGACTGCAGTAGCAAACCGAGCAAGTCATTGCCGCTCGCTTCGCCGTTTTCGATTGCACGCTCCCTCTTCTCGATCATGCCCCTTAGAGTCCCTTCGATTTCCCTGTTGATCTCGTTCATCCTCCGATTGTTCTGTGTCGGGAAGAACCTGCATATATAGTTATAGGCAAAATAGCCGAATTCGTCCCTGAACTATCGTGCTTAGCTCAATTTCGTTCCTCAACTATAAAAACATTCGATTCAGTCCCTGAACTATCCAAATCGGGCCAACTTCGTCCATTCGCCGACGTGGCACGCCACGTTGGCTCGCCTAGTCACCGCCGCAGCGCGCGCGCGAACCACGCCTCCCAGCGCCCGGAGTTGAGAGCGTCCTCGTGCTCGCCCAGGAGGAGGATGGCGGCGCCTGTGCTGCGCGCGAGCCCAAGGAAGTCGGCGATCGTGGCCCCCGTCTCGTCGCGGAGCAGGCGGTGCGCGGCGAGGACGCAGTACACGGCGACGCACTCGCCGCGCTTGACGTGGAGAATCCACAGGCGGACGTCCTCGAGGCGGTCCACCATGGCGTGGAACTCGAACGCGAGCCCGAGCGCGGCGGCCACGCGCCCCAGCCGCGCGCCGGTCTCCTGCAGCTTCTGCCTCGACTCACCGACGCCGGTGATCCTGACGTGCGCGGGGGGAACCGCGCGCGTGGCGAGGCTCTGGAGGAGGCCCGGCCACTGGAGCCCCTGCTTGATGTCGAAGTCGATGACGTGGACGCGGTCATGGCCGTCGAACGCGCGGAGCACCCGCTCGTTGAGGGTGAAGTGCAGGAAACGCGGGATCGGGGTGACGGCGTTGAGCACCCGCAGCGCCGTGGCGTCGTCGTCCTCGGCGACGGCGCCGTCAGTGAGCTCGCGCGGCGGGGCGACGTCGAACACGTGCGGCCACATGCGCAGCACGTGCAGCGCCAGCGCCTCGGCGAAGTAGGCGGCCATGCGGTGCATCGGCGTGGGCCCCGCGGGGGAGGCCATCTCGCCCAGCCGCGCCAGGTAGTAGTTGGCGGCGTCGTGGTTGCAGGCGGCGAGGGAGTCGGCGCAGGCGGTGAGCGCGACGACCAGCTCCATGGCCTCCACCCGCGCCGCCGGGGTGCCGTTATGCGCGTGGAGCTGCTCCGGCCGGACCGCCGACGAGCCGCCGTCCGTGCCGCCCGACGAGGCCGGCGAGTTGGACGGCGACTTGATGAACTCCTCCGACATGCCTTGGGGGAAAGCCGCGGCGCTCGGCACCAGGAAGACCTTCTCTTCCTCGGCTTCCTCTCCGTCCCCGGACCCCGCCGCTTGCACTGTCCCTGCAATGGATCAATGGAACCATACCTCATCTCCGTCCCCGCCCATCCTCGTCCGCTTGGCGCGAACGATGGGGGCGCCGTACTCCTCGCCCGCGTCCTCCTCATGGGCCCGCTTAACGGCCCTGCTCCTCTCCCAGACAGCGCCGGCGCCATTGCCGCCGGGCTCCGGCTTGGCGCCCCAGGACACGGCCTGCGTGACCGGCggcgccgggggggggggggggggggggggggcgcggaaGGAGCAGGCggcggccccgccgccgccgttccTGGCGTCGGCCGCCGCGACGCGCAGCGAGGCGCCGGCACCGGGGCCGTCGTCGCGGTTGGTCGCCCGCTTGGAGAAGCCGTAGGGGAGGATGTCGAATCGCTGCGCGGTGCTCATCTGATGCCTCGATGACGAGAAGGAGCAACCAGCCAACATCCCGGAGACGCGACCGGACGCGGTGTGGCAAGAAGAGACCTACTCTCCTCTGCTCTACTTTGCCCTCCTCTGTGGTTTCGTCTTCGTCGTCTTGTTCGTGGATCTCCTCCTCTCTGACGATTCACTCCTCGCTCCCTTTCACTGATCTCCTCACTGTCTCTCTGTGCTATCTGCCTACGGCTAGAGGATCTTTCTTTCCTTGTTTCTTTGTGAGGTGAGTTGCTGCTGTATATGAATGAATGAACGAATCGATGTACAAACAAAAGAGGCAGGAGACCGGCGCGCGGCTGGGGCGCGTGGCTGCCGCGCTCGGGCTCGCGTTCGAGTTCCACGCCGTGGTGGACCGCCTCGAGGACGTCCGTCTGTGGATGCTCCACGTCAAGCGCGGCGAGTGCGTTGCAGTGAACTGCGTCCTCGCCGCGCACCGCCTGCTCCGCGAAGAGACGGGGGCCACGATCGCCGACTTCCTCGGGCTCGCGCGCAGCACGGGCGCTGCCATCCTCCTCCTGGGCGAGCACGAGGACGCCCTCAACTCCGGGCGCTGGGAGGCGCGGTTCGCGCGCGCGCTGCGGCGGTGACTGGGCGGTGACTAAGCGAGCCAACGTGGCGTGCCACGTCGGCGAATGGACGAAGTTGGCCTGATTTGGATAGTTCAGGGACTGAATCGGACATTTTTATAGTTGAGGGACGAAATTGAGCCAAGCACGATAGTTCAGGGACAAATTCGGCTATTTTGCCATAGTTATATTATAATGGCATGAGCGCACGCATATGAATGTGATGACGTTTAATGTACTAGAATTACGGCACTATGTGACAGATCAGAAAGTGCTTACATGAAGCCAGGGATGTACATATACTGGAAGGCCTTGATTAGCCGCTCTGCTTGCTCGCCCTGAAGTTGGAAGATCCTTCGCCCTTCCATGAAGCTGCTGCCAAATGCCGTGCGGGAGATCACGTCTCCAGTGAGGTTCTGAAACTCCGGCCAGATATCCAGTTCATATGATCCGTCAGAACCAGCGAGCTTGTTCTCCCAGCGATCTATAAGCTCAGTACAGCACGTCGAGAACGCCGGCAGCATGCGCTAAAAAAATAAATTTAGTAAGCACACATATCTATATGCTTGAGGCCGTGCATATCGTAACTGAGGCTGATTTCCTGTATGAAGGAAGTTAGCTAGAGAACCTTGAGCTTTTCGAGATGGAATGCGGGGTTCAGGATCCTTCTGTGTTTTGCCCATTTCTCACCATCGTGACTCGCAATCCCAAGGGCGAGCATTTTTATAAGACGCTTGTTCGCGATGAACTTCTCGAAGTGGCCAGACTTGTTTGATAGGATGTCTCTGATTAACTCTGCCTCCGTGATAACTACCCTGGGAATTGGTCCGAACCAGGTGATACAAATGTCGCCTGCAGTTCATCGTTTGCATGTGCCGTTAAAGCTATGAAACTTTCAATTCAATCTTTAAAATTTAGGGAACTTTCCATTTTATAGGAATGgtcaaatttaggaaaatgagcATGACAAAGGACTATCTGAATTTGTTTGCTTAAATATGAAGATGGTGACAAGTAGGCAGCCCTGGCACAACCCTGCGTAAAGCACGGTCTAAAGCACGGCACGGCCTATATATCCAAGTCATGCCTGGACTGGCATGGCTCGATACCGGATACCCCAATGTTGTGAACGGGTCGTTGATGCGGCACGAAGGGTAGGCACAGGCACAGCCCATATAAACAATCGGCTCGACTCACTCGTTAACCACCATAGAGTTTATAACCTCTGTCTTCGTGCCTCTATCCCAAACACCCCAACTTGTCCCTCATTTTCCACCACGAGTGCTCTTCATAATGCTCCCAACTCACCGTCTCCACGGCCTCTAGCCCTTTATGCCATATCTCCTCATTGGctctccgtctctctctctcatcgAAAATCTTATATGTAGATCTCTTTATGCTTAGCTTCATTAAAGTATGAAGATTTGAAGTGTTTGACGTATGAAGACTTTGAATTGAATTTGTAATGTATCAAGTGTATATTCAAATGTATGAAATAcactaaaaaaatataaatttctaAGTACTTAGTTTAAGAGGTTTTTAAACATGTGAGCTGACGCATGCCAGCACGGCCAACCCAGTCCACGAGTGAGCCCACAGACAAGCATGGCAAGGCTCATGATGAGCAAGACAGGGCTCGCGCGCGGGGGCGGAGACGGGGGAGGGGACGGCAGGTGGGTATGTGAGGCAGAGGAGTGCGCGACACGAGTGAGTTCGGTGAGAGAGGGGGAGGACGGCACGGgcgagaagaaagaaagggtcgCATGGTTACTTTCGACATACCGTGCTCCTTAACTGTGTTGAAGAGATGCGGCATCACACGGGGAACTACGTCATGGCACAACGGCATAGACCTCGATCGTGCCTCGTCGTTGAGCCTAGCGTTCTCCTTGAGGTCGCCGGCCGGGAAGCAGTACTCAGTGCCGGTAAGCCCCTGTGCCCGGAGCGCCCGATCGAGCCGCCGGGGCCGCAGCCAGAATGTCTCCGCGGCCTGGTAGCTCCCCCACGCGATCAGCAGGGCAAGGAGCCCCTGGAACAGGCTCCACGGTGATGGCAAAGCTGCTGCAGCTGCTACGACGTCGTCGTCCATCGTTGCCTTTCAAGTTATGTGCTGTGACAACCACAAGGCCAAAATTGTGCAGTGTGTGCTTCGTGAGAGAGCGAGTGCGATATAAGTAGTAGTGGTAGGCATCGTTTAATTTCTTGCCGGGCACGTACGGTTGGCTTGTGGAATAAGAAAAACCACACCAAACACCGGCCCGAAGCTAGCTAGAAATTGCTGGTTGCATGTGTAAGTGTCGTGTGGCGCAGATTCGTCAATAA harbors:
- the LOC136531240 gene encoding cytochrome P450 CYP72A616-like, with product MDDDVVAAAAALPSPWSLFQGLLALLIAWGSYQAAETFWLRPRRLDRALRAQGLTGTEYCFPAGDLKENARLNDEARSRSMPLCHDVVPRVMPHLFNTVKEHGDICITWFGPIPRVVITEAELIRDILSNKSGHFEKFIANKRLIKMLALGIASHDGEKWAKHRRILNPAFHLEKLKRMLPAFSTCCTELIDRWENKLAGSDGSYELDIWPEFQNLTGDVISRTAFGSSFMEGRRIFQLQGEQAERLIKAFQYMYIPGFMFFPTQNNRRMNEINREIEGTLRGMIEKRERAIENGEASGNDLLGLLLQSNMESGKGSLSMSTEDVIEECKLFYFAGMETTSVLLTWTLVILGMHPEWQDRAREEVLSVFGKDKQPNFDGLGRLKTVTMILYEVLRLYPPAVTLNRRTFKDMKIGGISYPAGVILELPIIVVHHNPDVWGKDAHEFKPERFAEGISKATKDQPAFFPFGWGPRICIGQNFALLEAKMALSMILQRFEFQLSPSYTHAPYTVLTLHPQHGAPIIFKKI